The nucleotide sequence ATATCGTTAACTCCGGGATTGCATCGCCTTCGGCAATGGTTTTATCTTCTGCTGTGATCGTGAGAGTAGCTTTAGATACTTCAAAACTCATGGTAACAATGGGTGCCGGGTTGAACTCACTACTTCCCTCCTGCGTGGCTTCAATTTCATAGCTCCCCAATCCTGTTAATGTTAGAATGTTGCCACTCAAGATACCTTGACCACTGAGTACTTCCAGATTTACACTCATGTCTGAGCTGGATGTGGCGTTCAACTCGATCACATCACCATAGACTGCATCTGTTATTTGCTCAAAAGTGATGGTCTGATTCTCTTTGTTGGAGTCAGTAACAATTAAGGATTGAATGACAGGAGTGGCTGGATTATAGTTGATATTCCCTTCCTGAATAGCCATGATTCTAAAAACTCCTGTTTCATCAGCAGTTACCACATTTTCTTGTATGGTCCCAATGCCCTCAAGCAATTCGAATCTGATATCCAGTCCAGAGGCAGAAGATGCAGAAAGTGTTATTCTATCTGTTTGAGCAATGTCCAAATCAGCAGGGGGTGTAAAGATGATCACTTGATCGGCCTTGTTGATCGTAAGTGTGCCACTCACATGATCAAATGTGTAGTTATCGTCGAAACCTTCATCAAAGACTTCAATATTGTATATTCCTACATCACTGGAAACGGTAGCTAAAGATCGCAACTCAGGCAACACATCAATATCCATCTCGTCCTCTCCTTGTACAAACCCAGTATAAGAGATGGTAAATCCCGGCAGGTCGTCCCCAAAGGTCATGATTTTATCATCTGCTGTTGCTACGAGGAGCTTTTTCTCAATGGTGAAGTTAATGATTACAATTGCAGGATTGTAGTTTTCATTTCCTGACTGATTGATCGTAACACTCGCCTCTCCTGCGCCTAATATACTTAGCGTTGTTCCATTGATTTCGACAGGCCCGGTACTGTTGTAAGAAACGTCCAGTCCTGATGAAGCTGAGGCTGTTAAAGTAATGGCTGCATCTCCATAAGTGAGTCCCGTCAAGTCACTTGTAAACGTGATGATTTGATCATCTCTCCTACTGTCCACTACCGTAAAAAGGACGGTTAAAGTTTCTGCAGGTTCATAGGTTTCATCCCCAGCTTGACTAACAGATACTTCAAAAAGACCTACGCTATTTACGGTAATAATATTACTATCAATAGACGCGTCACCAGATACTAGATCAAATTGCACAGGCAGACCAGAGGTGGCTGTTGCCGATAACAAAATTTGATTATCACCATTAGCCAGATCAAGGATTGGAATGGGATCTAAATAGATGAATTGCTGAAGCTTTGTTATGTCTACGATAAAGGTGTCTGAAACTTCTCCGCCGTTATTGTCAATAAGCGTAACTTGTATCTCCGTTGATCCACTTCCGGCAGCTGTAGGTCCGAATAACAGAAGTGAGCCAACAAGTGATGTGGAAACTATGTCGTTGTTCGTTTCAATGATGTATTCAAGATTCTGATCGAAATCCGGATCGAAAAAATAGTTGTCTAAATTTAGATCCATCGCATGATCATCAGCCGCTATCTCAATATCCGAAATGGGATTAGTTAGTGTCGGTATCGTATTATCCCTAAGCGTGTAAGGAATCCCCGTATTACCGCCATTAGAACCGATCACTGCATTGTCTGTTAAAAAAACATCTGAATTGAGTTCAATACGAAAATCTATGATAGAATACTCAGCAATATGATGGTCTGCCTGACCTTCAAACTGAAGTGTGGCTGAAGTACCATCCGGACTCACTTGTAGCAAAGGGGTGAGACCTTCTGTAAGATCCGCTTGAAAAGAACCTCCCGTTGGCGGTCTTACAATGATCTTTTGAGGAAAGTTAAATAAATTACTTGCTATTAGTCGTTCCGGGTTATCTGGGATCTTGAAAAAGTTTCCCTCCACAGTAATAACCATAGCCCCTTCCATTCTTCCTCCATTACCTGCTGTTTCCATAAATCCTCCTGTAGGAGAGCTAAAGGAAAGTGCTCCTGGATCCTGGTTGAAAAAAGCGCCATCCTGTAGTGTACCATCGAAGTTGTTGGCTCCTTCATCGCGGGCAGTAGAATACCCTTTTTGTTCATCAAAATGCCAAACAGCTGCCAGGTCAGTCGTACTTCCTGGTAAGCGAATATCTTTTCCAGCCATTATCTCACTAGCTGTCAGCTGCTTGCTCCATAGTCGTAGCTCATCTATTTGACCATTATATGATGACCAAAAATCATCAATGCTTTTGCCTATACGAAGTGGCTCATCGGCTATGCTAATATTCGAAACGGTCTCAGTAGCCACAAGTACTCCATCGATGTAAAGCTGATTTACTCCATTCCAGTCATGAACTAGTGCCACGTGATGCCACTCTCCATCCAGCAGGTTTTCAGTACCTGATAAATTAGTAGATACTCCTCCTTGCTTTATTTGTGCATATAAGTTGGAAGCAGTATGAATGAAATTATAGCCGTTGTTGGAACCCGACACGCCGTGCCGGCTAAGTAGGCTTACAGACTCCCCAGCCTGGGGTACCTGGGAGGATTTGAAGCGGAACTCAATCGTACCTGTTTGATTGTTGGTAATGCCTTCATTGATTTCTACAAACCCATTTTGAGACGAAGGTAGAAAAAGTCTACCTCCAAGATCATCATTTGCGACGATTACATCTGTGGCCGTTGCTAGTACTGTAACCCCGTTTTTTGCCTCCACAATGTATTCATACTCTGCACCCATTAGCACAGGTTTGTTGTCTACCAAAGAACCACTGGCAGCAGAGGTGACAGGATTTTGGATGAAAATTGGATTTCCAACCGGATCATCTGCCGATCCTATCTGTCTTCTGGTGATCAGAAAATCCGTGATGGGTGTATTGAGCTGAAAATCCCAATTGAGGGTCACCTCTCCGTTATCATATGAAGCATAGGCCGTACTGGATTCAGGATCACTAAGTGTCAGATTTCCTTGTACAATACCATTGAAGCTATTGACCCCATCATCGTAAACAACTCCCTCTGTCAGTGGAAGATCAAATCGCCAAACCCCTGACAGCCACTGCTCGTCACCCAGAACTCGTTTACCTTGTAAATTTGATATTGTAGTCTGGTTCAAGGCCTGGTCCCAAACTCGGAGCTCATCTATCATTCCTACGAAAGGCTCCCAAAAGCTATCTGGGCTTCCTCCCACTCTGAATGGCTCTGCAGATAAATTAATCATTGGTGTGTTGTTTATGGTTCCTTGATCTTCTCCATCGATATAAAGTGTTGTGACACCACCCCATGAATAGGAAAGTGCGACATGATGCCATTGATCATCAGCCACATCTGTATTGTTATGCGCAGTGATACGCTGTACATTCCCATCGCCATCTTTAATATCTACACGTAGACCCGAATTTGTTAGTAAGAAATTAAACCCGTTAAGAGAACCGCCCTGATCGTGCTTGCTTAAAATGGAATGACCGTTTGTTGATGTGATATCATTGGCTGCTGCCTTCATCCTGAACTCGATCGTTCCACTGCTATTGTTGCCTGAAAATAAACCAGCATCTGAAATCTGAATTTCACCTGTACCATCCAGGATCAAATTACGATCGAAATCTTTTGCTGGCTTCACCACATCCGTTTCAGAACGAAGCACCGAATTTTTTATCGATCGTACCTCATAGGTATACACCTCACCTGAGGTTACAGATTTATCCATGTAGGAGGTATCTTCTTTGGCGACTGTGGTGAGCAACTGCAGGGTTTCGTCTCCGACTTTCCTCCATACTTCATATGACCTCACAGCATCATTAGGTAAATCAACATCGCCAATCCACCGAACCGAAACACTATCCGTATACGCAATAGCAGCGATAGGGCCAAAAGGGCTACCCATGGGAACAGCTTCCACTACACTTGAAAAGGGAGTTTCACTACCGATACTCCAGTCCCTTATTATTTTTAGCCGGTAGTAGTATCGAACATCATTCTCCACCTGAGTATCTACCCAGTCGAAACTGCGCCCGTTAGGCATAGGCACAGAGGCGTGAAGGTTGGTAGGTGGGTTTGTCGTTCCTCTATAAAGTTCTGCTTGTGCCCATCTTCCTGAACGACCATCAGGAAAGGTGCCTGTCACCCTAACCTTTTCATCACCTGGAAAGACAGAAAGCTGTGCAGGCCGGAGTAAGGCTTGGCCTAAACGGCTGTCGATGGTCAGAGGACCTATGATACCGCTACGGTCATTCCGCTCCCGTACCTTATAATAATAGAGGGTTTCATCAACTGCTTCAGGATCTACCCAATCATAATTTCCTGAGCTGCTGTAAGGTAATGAAGCAATCTGAGTGAAGCTACCGAATGCCCCTGTTGTTGATCGCAAGATATCAAGGTGTGTGGGAGAGTCCACCCCTGAGTCTCCAGCAGTCCTGGTTATGGTGATGGCTCCATTACCCCATGTCATAAAAAACCTCCATTGTGCATGGACTTGTGTTGTAATGATTACAAGTAAAAAGAGTATTAAATTCTTTTTCATGGCAGTTATAGCTTTTGATTTCTATTCGAAGCTAGGGGCCACCATGAGGCATATCAATTATGTGGGATGAACGAAGGATTTATGTGTATGGAAGAACAAAAGAAGACGATGAAATTTCTACTGGAGTTTGCGCAGCTGACTAAGTAAAACATCCCTAAAGCTTTTGCCTAGCGGTATTTCATTTCCATCCACAAATACGTTGTTGCTATTGATGGCAGATATCTGCTCGACATTCACAATGTACGAACGATGGGTTCTGAAAAATCGATCTTTGGGCAACTGTGCATGAAAGTCTTTAAGGGGCATCCGGACGACAAATTTACTATCCCCTTTCAAGTGAATAATGGAATAGTTTCCCTCGGGACTTACCCACATAATCTCCGGAAAGGTCACTTTTTGATAGACACTACCTTCTTTTATAAAAAGTGAATCCTTCATTATCAGGTTTTTCACATCCTGATAT is from Marinobacter alexandrii and encodes:
- a CDS encoding LamG-like jellyroll fold domain-containing protein, with amino-acid sequence MKKNLILFLLVIITTQVHAQWRFFMTWGNGAITITRTAGDSGVDSPTHLDILRSTTGAFGSFTQIASLPYSSSGNYDWVDPEAVDETLYYYKVRERNDRSGIIGPLTIDSRLGQALLRPAQLSVFPGDEKVRVTGTFPDGRSGRWAQAELYRGTTNPPTNLHASVPMPNGRSFDWVDTQVENDVRYYYRLKIIRDWSIGSETPFSSVVEAVPMGSPFGPIAAIAYTDSVSVRWIGDVDLPNDAVRSYEVWRKVGDETLQLLTTVAKEDTSYMDKSVTSGEVYTYEVRSIKNSVLRSETDVVKPAKDFDRNLILDGTGEIQISDAGLFSGNNSSGTIEFRMKAAANDITSTNGHSILSKHDQGGSLNGFNFLLTNSGLRVDIKDGDGNVQRITAHNNTDVADDQWHHVALSYSWGGVTTLYIDGEDQGTINNTPMINLSAEPFRVGGSPDSFWEPFVGMIDELRVWDQALNQTTISNLQGKRVLGDEQWLSGVWRFDLPLTEGVVYDDGVNSFNGIVQGNLTLSDPESSTAYASYDNGEVTLNWDFQLNTPITDFLITRRQIGSADDPVGNPIFIQNPVTSAASGSLVDNKPVLMGAEYEYIVEAKNGVTVLATATDVIVANDDLGGRLFLPSSQNGFVEINEGITNNQTGTIEFRFKSSQVPQAGESVSLLSRHGVSGSNNGYNFIHTASNLYAQIKQGGVSTNLSGTENLLDGEWHHVALVHDWNGVNQLYIDGVLVATETVSNISIADEPLRIGKSIDDFWSSYNGQIDELRLWSKQLTASEIMAGKDIRLPGSTTDLAAVWHFDEQKGYSTARDEGANNFDGTLQDGAFFNQDPGALSFSSPTGGFMETAGNGGRMEGAMVITVEGNFFKIPDNPERLIASNLFNFPQKIIVRPPTGGSFQADLTEGLTPLLQVSPDGTSATLQFEGQADHHIAEYSIIDFRIELNSDVFLTDNAVIGSNGGNTGIPYTLRDNTIPTLTNPISDIEIAADDHAMDLNLDNYFFDPDFDQNLEYIIETNNDIVSTSLVGSLLLFGPTAAGSGSTEIQVTLIDNNGGEVSDTFIVDITKLQQFIYLDPIPILDLANGDNQILLSATATSGLPVQFDLVSGDASIDSNIITVNSVGLFEVSVSQAGDETYEPAETLTVLFTVVDSRRDDQIITFTSDLTGLTYGDAAITLTASASSGLDVSYNSTGPVEINGTTLSILGAGEASVTINQSGNENYNPAIVIINFTIEKKLLVATADDKIMTFGDDLPGFTISYTGFVQGEDEMDIDVLPELRSLATVSSDVGIYNIEVFDEGFDDNYTFDHVSGTLTINKADQVIIFTPPADLDIAQTDRITLSASSASGLDIRFELLEGIGTIQENVVTADETGVFRIMAIQEGNINYNPATPVIQSLIVTDSNKENQTITFEQITDAVYGDVIELNATSSSDMSVNLEVLSGQGILSGNILTLTGLGSYEIEATQEGSSEFNPAPIVTMSFEVSKATLTITAEDKTIAEGDAIPELTISYDGFKLDEDASVLEAEPSASTTATASNPAGVYAIVLTGGSDDLYELNLVDGILTIESEPVLGVVDVEVRVYPNPVIHKLQVKGGEIERMRLLTMDGKLLQSLENASTMDVSNLKQGNYILQLIERKGEISTHLIIKN